From a region of the Mercurialis annua linkage group LG1-X, ddMerAnnu1.2, whole genome shotgun sequence genome:
- the LOC126675212 gene encoding NAD(P)H-quinone oxidoreductase subunit T, chloroplastic, which yields MACTTSLQASYSFISRNQNKLHFNKESQPTVVTRRKKKNGFSVYAAAAQGPERAAQPGVDTRIHWDDPDEGWIGGGSSRSNLNEDDEQVDQKNLLGQNFSELLNDASGSHYQFLGVSAGSDIEEIKAAYRRLSKEYHPDTTSLPLKAASDKFMKLREIYDVLSNEEKRRFYDWTLAQELASRQAEEMRIKLEDPFEQDFDNYESVPDMVDRLGGRNMELSDQAISALTIDAFILVFAICCIVYVAFFKEPYYY from the exons ATGGCTTGCACAACTTCTCTTCAAGCTTCATATTCATTTATATCAAGAAACCAAAATAAACTCCACTTCAACAAAGAATCTCAACCAACAGTAGTTacaagaagaaagaagaagaatggaTTTAGTGTTTACGCAGCTGCAGCACAAGGACCTGAAAGAGCAGCACAACCGGGAGTTGATACAAGAATACATTGGGATGACCCTGATGAAGGTTGGATTGGTGGTGGAAGTAGCAGGAGTAATTTGAATGAAGATGATGAACAAGTAGACCAGAAGAATCTTTTGGGCCAGAATTTTTCTGAATTGCTCAATGATGCTTCTGGCTCTCATTACCA GTTCTTAGGTGTATCAGCAGGTTCTGATATAGAAGAGATAAAAGCAGCATACAGGAGATTATCAAAAGAATATCACCCAGACACAACTTCACTTCCACTAAAAGCAGCTTCAGACAAGTTCATGAAACTAAGAGAAATCTACGATGTCTTAAGCAATGAGGAGAAACGTAGGTTTTATGACTGGACACTTGCTCAAGAGCTGGCGAGCCGTCAAGCAGAGGAAATGAGAATAaaacttgaagatccatttgagCAAGACTTTGATAATTATGAATCAGTTCCTGACATGGTTGATAGGCTTGGAGGAAGAAACATGGAGCTCAGTGATCAAGCTATTTCTGCTCTTACTATTGATGCTTTCATTTTGGTTTTTGCTATTTGTTGTATCGTTTATGTGGCTTTCTTTAAAGAACCTTATTATTACTAG
- the LOC126666340 gene encoding transcription factor MYB8-like, with protein sequence MIMGRSPCCEKAHTNKGAWTKEEDQRLIDYIRHHGEGCWRSLPKSAGLLRCGKSCRLRWINYLRPDLKRGNFTEEEDELIIKLHSLLGNKWSLIAGRLPGRTDNEIKNYWNTHIKRKLLSRGFDPQTHLSINEKTAVKSEPKITHLNFESAATQSKPETNLETNLFNNTNLSFINTFSSSFIKTESLEDNNCTSSGMTTDEEQQQQRHEFLQTHQNQEINLDLTIGLSPTSRNESTFGSSTSSNSAESKLEQETQYQLFGKLVNGSICTCCQLGSSQLCRNCSNSNGFCRYYNYNSN encoded by the exons ATGATCATGGGTCGATCACCTTGCTGTGAAAAAGCTCACACCAACAAAGGAGCCTGGACTAAAGAAGAAGACCAACGCCTTATTGATTACATCCGTCACCACGGCGAAGGTTGCTGGCGTTCCCTCCCTAAATCCGCCG GGTTGCTTAGATGCGGCAAAAGTTGCAGACTGAGATGGATAAATTATTTAAGGCCTGATCTTAAAAGAGGCAACTTTactgaagaagaagatgaacttATAATTAAGCTTCATAGCTTATTAGGCAATAA ATGGTCTTTAATAGCGGGAAGATTACCAGGAAGAACAGATAatgaaatcaaaaattattgGAATACCCATATCAAAAGAAAGCTACTTAGCCGTGGATTTGACCCACAAACTCACCTCTCAATCAACGAAAAAACCGCTGTTAAATCAGAACCCAAAATCACTCACTTAAACTTTGAATCGGCTGCAACTCAATCCAAACCAGAAACCAACCTAGAAACCAACCTCTTCAACAACACCAACCTAAGTTTTATTAACACTTTCAGTTCCAGTTTCATAAAAACAGAGTCTCTAGAAGATAATAACTGTACAAGCAGTGGCATGACAACCGACGaagaacaacaacaacaacgTCATGAATTTCTTCAAACTCACCAGAATCAAGAAATAAATTTGGATTTAACAATTGGGTTATCTCCAACTTCAAGAAATGAATCGACTTTTGGATCATCAACATCTTCAAACTCAGCAGAATCGAAATTAGAGCAAGAAACTCAGTACCAGTTGTTTGGAAAATTGGTAAATGGATCAATATGTACTTGTTGCCAATTGGGTTCTTCTCAATTGTGTAGGAATTGCAGTAATTCAAATGGGTTTTGtagatattataattataatagcaattaa
- the LOC126663294 gene encoding uncharacterized protein LOC126663294, which translates to MQKLLQKGPCSTPILCTSSSQTLNLFKFRHKPTSSYHSLSTGFPSFQPQTPIFSLSHKPSSSMPTVAPPLSGTSSSYSGCVPKKTNIIRTNYSGTICRCAAIDRKNNRVSLKVPFRAWVVVRPAWYHTAVVEDGSPVSAAAKAAVEGMESEDNEDGEDAKVEKGTVRVSNRRQRSEVLENANADLLTIPGVGPKNLRKLVEKGFQGMAELKQFYKDKFLGKANETMVEYLRSSVGIIHRNHAESITVFIKDRVDEELKDVNTDAKPSPKDRITFCVEGNISVGKTTFLQRIVSDTIELRDLVEVVPEPVDKWQDIGPDHFNILDAFYADPNRYAYTFQNYVFVTRVMQERESSSGIKPLRLMERSVFSDRMVFVRAVHEAKWMNEMEISIYDSWFDPVVSVLPGLIPDGFIYLRASPDTCHKRMMIRKREEEGGVSLDYLRDLHEKHESWLFPSETGNHGVLSFSKPTQLDNSVHPDIRDRVFCLEGDHMHSSIRKVPALVLDCEANIDFSRDVEAKEHYARQVAEFFKYVKNRKGVASPTADKGGFMRDPKVLFPEKGGLLFPNKMHFSDSALKSLDIRRAMSIMSGK; encoded by the exons ATGCAGAAATTGTTGCAGAAAGGCCCTTGTTCTACTCCCATCCTCTGCACTTCTTCTTCTCAAACTCTTAATCTTTTCAAATTTCGACACAAACCCACTTCTTCTTATCACTCCCTCTCTACTGGGTTCCCTTCTTTTCAACCCCAAACTCCCATTTTCTCCTTATCTCATAAACCCTCTTCCTCAATGCCCACGGTGGCTCCACCTCTTTCCGGCACCAGCTCCTCCTATTCTGGCTGTGTACCTAAAAAAACTAACATAATCAGAACAAACTACAGTGGTACTATATGCCGCTGTGCAGCAATTGACAGAAAGAACAACAGGGTAAGCCTTAAAGTTCCATTTCGGGCCTGGGTGGTAGTCCGCCCTGCCTGGTACCATACCGCTGTGGTGGAAGATGGTAGTCCTGTGAGCGCAGCTGCAAAGGCGGCGGTTGAGGGAATGGAGAGTGAGGATAATGAGGATGGTGAGGATGCGAAGGTAGAAAAGGGGACGGTGAGAGTGAGTAATAGAAGGCAGAGAAGTGAAGTTTTAGAGAATGCAAATGCAGATTTGTTGACAATTCCAGGTGTGGGTCCCAAGAATTTGAGGAAGTTGGTGGAGAAAGGGTTTCAAGGAATGGCTGAGCTTAAGCAATTTTATAAGGACAAG TTTCTTGGGAAGGCGAATGAGACCATGGTCGAGTACCTACGGAGTTCTGTTGGAATTATTCACCGAAATCATGCTGAGAGCATTACAGTTTTCATCAAAGATAGGGTGGATGAAGAGTTAAAGGACGTAAACACAGATGCCAAACCTTCACCTAAGGACCGGATTACATTTTGTGTTGAAGGAAATATTAGCGTTGGAAAGACAACGTTTCTTCAGAGAATAGTAAGTGATACAATTGAGCTTCGTGATCTTGTTGAAGTGGTGCCAGAACCCGTTGATAAGTGGCAGGATATTGGACCTGACCACTTCAATATACTGGATGCTTTCTATGCTGATCCAAATAGGTATGCATATACTTTCCAGAACTATGTCTTTGTCACAAGGGTGATGCAGGAGAGAGAGTCGTCTTCTGGGATAAAGCCACTCAGGTTGATGGAGAGGAGTGTTTTCAGTGACAGAATG GTATTTGTACGAGCTGTGCATGAAGCAAAGTGGATGAATGAGATGGAGATCAGTATTTATGACTCATGGTTTGATCCAGTCGTGTCAGTTTTGCCTGGGCTTATTCCTGATGGTTTTATCTATCTTAGAGCAAGCCCTGATACTTGCCACAAGAGAATGATGATTCggaagagagaagaagaggGTGGAGTCAGTCTTGATTATCTTCGTGACTTGCATGAAAAACATGAGAGCTGGCTTTTTCCTTCTGAAACTGGTAATCATGGAGTATTATCCTTCAGCAAACCCACTCAACTGGATAACTCTGTGCATCCTGATATAAGAGATCGTGTGTTTTGTTTGGAAGGGGATCATATGCATTCAAGTATTCGAAAG GTGCCTGCTTTGGTTCTTGACTGTGAAGCCAACATTGATTTTAGCAGAGATGTTGAAGCAAAGGAGCA TTATGCTCGTCAAGTAGCAGAGTTTTTCAAGTATGTGAAAAACAGGAAAGGAGTTGCATCCCCGACAGCTGATAAAGGCGGTTTTATGAGAGACCCGAAGGTTTTGTTTCCTGAAAAAGGCGGATTGCTTTTTCCAAACAAAATGCACTTCTCAGATTCGGCACTCAAATCATTAGATATTAGACGAGCAATGTCGATCATGTCTGGTAAGTAG